The following nucleotide sequence is from Aneurinibacillus soli.
GCGGTATCGTCTTGGTATAACGCCGGACATGCGCTTGTTGTACGGGATGCGAATCTTTGAGATTCAATCTATGATTGATCCGGATGAGCGGCACCGGGAGCTGCACTTAATGTGCAAGGAGGTGGCGAGTCATGGCGACGATGGAAGTGCAGGGGATGCAGCAACTACTGGATAAACTTCAGTCTTTGGGGAACAAAGCTAAGACGGTAGAAAGCCGAGCGCTTAAAGAGGGGGCCGAAGTGCTTCGGAGTGAAATCGAAGCGAGAGCTCCACGTAGCCCATCTCCTCGACAACCAAAGGGGAAAACGCAGACGTGGCGTACTGGAAAGCACGCAGCTGACAATATCAAAATAGGTCCGGTTAAAGTCATCAACGGTGCAAAACTGTTGGAGATTGGGATTCAGAAAAATGATAACTCTCACTATTTCTACATGAAGTTCAAGGAATGGGGAACCAGCAAAATGTCTGCTGAACCATTTATGGAGCCAGCTGTTACAGAGAAGCAAAGCGAAGCAGTGCAAAGAGTAAAAGAAGTAATCCTAGGAGCGCTTGGCATATGATTAACTTGAAACCGAAGATTGTACAAGCACTTGAGTCGAATCAGGTGCTTGTTTCTCTTTTAGGAGGCAAGCGTATTTATCCATTAAAGGCGCCTCGCCCGAATGAATTTCCCCGGATCACATTTTTTGAATTGAATAATGCGGACGATCAGTATGCAGATGATGCGGCTATATCCAGTGAAATTCGCGTGCAGATTGATGTTTGGGCAAAGACCCCTTCTTCAGAGGTGTCGCAAGAGGTCGCACGAACGATGAAGGAGTTAGGTTTTCAGCGCTACTCTGCTCAGGATTTATATGAAGAAGACACGGAGATATTCCACAAAGGAATGCGTTATAAAACAACAGTGGTACATGAGGAGGAATGAAGATGGCAGGAGTACAGATAGGCCTGAAGGATTTGTATTTTGCTCTTCTGGTAGCGGATGACAACACGGGTACAGTATACGAAACACCAGAGAAAATCGCGGGCGCAATTAACGCCAAAATTAAACCGAAGTCAAACACGGAGACGTTGTATGCCGATGATGGTCCATCTGAGACGGCAACAGCGCTGGGTGAGATTGAAGTCGAAATTGAGGTGAAAGATTTACCGCTGGCTGTACAGGCTAAGTTGTTTGGGCACAAGTTGGAAAAGGGTGTGCTCATTAAGAG
It contains:
- a CDS encoding major tail protein, with translation MAGVQIGLKDLYFALLVADDNTGTVYETPEKIAGAINAKIKPKSNTETLYADDGPSETATALGEIEVEIEVKDLPLAVQAKLFGHKLEKGVLIKSADDTAPYVALGFRSKKSNGNYRFVWMYKGKFELPEQEYQTGEDKPKFQTPKAKATFIKREFDNAWQAIGDEDETGFTAKATWFTEVYEKPAA
- the gp17 gene encoding tail completion protein gp17, which translates into the protein MINLKPKIVQALESNQVLVSLLGGKRIYPLKAPRPNEFPRITFFELNNADDQYADDAAISSEIRVQIDVWAKTPSSEVSQEVARTMKELGFQRYSAQDLYEEDTEIFHKGMRYKTTVVHEEE
- a CDS encoding HK97-gp10 family putative phage morphogenesis protein, translating into MATMEVQGMQQLLDKLQSLGNKAKTVESRALKEGAEVLRSEIEARAPRSPSPRQPKGKTQTWRTGKHAADNIKIGPVKVINGAKLLEIGIQKNDNSHYFYMKFKEWGTSKMSAEPFMEPAVTEKQSEAVQRVKEVILGALGI